CACAGATGGTATTGTTGTTTTTGGTTTATTTTGGAACAACACGTGTGTTTGGCTGGGATTTGTCGGCAGAATTTTCGGCAATTTTCGTATTCTGTTTCTGGGGAACCGCAGAGATGGGCGACCTTGTCCGTGGCTCTTTAAAAAGTATTCCAAAGATTCAGTACGAGTCTGCAATGGCACTCGGAATGAACAAGACACAGGTTTATACGTTAGTCATTTTGCCGCAGACGATTCGCAGACTGATACCGCTTTCCATTAATCTGATTACCCGAATGATTAAGACGACATCTCTGGTATTGATGATTGGAATCGTGGAAGTGTTAAAAGTTGCACAGCAGATTATTGAAGCCAACCGGAACACATCGCCGAATGCAGCGTTTGGTGTGTT
This genomic window from Roseburia sp. 831b contains:
- a CDS encoding amino acid ABC transporter permease codes for the protein MHSLGIDVLFKGTNFLRILQGLWVSIEISLISVIISIVLGLIVGVLMTSEKKILRAVLRVYLEIVRIMPQMVLLFLVYFGTTRVFGWDLSAEFSAIFVFCFWGTAEMGDLVRGSLKSIPKIQYESAMALGMNKTQVYTLVILPQTIRRLIPLSINLITRMIKTTSLVLMIGIVEVLKVAQQIIEANRNTSPNAAFGVFAVVFFLYFIVCWPISRLAAYLEKRWA